A single window of Rhizobium sp. SL42 DNA harbors:
- a CDS encoding F0F1 ATP synthase subunit C gives MEAEAAKYIGAGLACLGMAGTSLALGRIFGDYLSGALRNPSAADSQFGRLVFGFAVTEALGIFSLLIALLLLFAV, from the coding sequence ATGGAAGCGGAAGCAGCAAAGTACATCGGCGCAGGTCTCGCATGCCTCGGCATGGCTGGTACGTCCCTCGCACTCGGCCGTATCTTCGGTGATTACCTCTCCGGCGCACTGCGCAACCCGTCTGCTGCCGACAGCCAGTTCGGCCGTCTGGTATTCGGCTTCGCCGTTACGGAAGCTCTGGGCATCTTCTCGCTGCTCATCGCTCTCCTCCTCCTGTTCGCCGTCTAA
- a CDS encoding cell wall hydrolase: protein MRSSFRPSKKVLSRLEMWTSPLLFGLVSWLAFPTIAAQADLAGLLAGSDRGASNWRMVLTASPAGSIHQAELAFSADETSSALSNDTGLVLPDGRRIAFDGGKQAADPLPDEMRVTRDLKKGRVIAVEQMLPPRAFSAGSILKRTSSLLDPRDRATERTAFAREKTETKPVELASFYFKRKEQPVDPALPAMLAGLVTNRNPDVLATAYAPPAPDYASVSPFDAILTEKQTARGRFMPEIGPQDHAWAATALPAGVFSDKEQKCLAEGIYFEARGESVKGQAAVAQVILNRVRNPHYPSTICGVVYQNEDWRNRCQFSFACDRIPDRVTSPSHWRIAKEIAMAVTAGKIWFKEVGSATHYHATYVKPDWGPTMKRVDTIGKHIFYRTYGGGWS, encoded by the coding sequence TTGCGTTCCTCATTTCGCCCGTCCAAGAAGGTCCTCTCCCGGCTGGAGATGTGGACCTCGCCTCTGCTCTTCGGCCTCGTCTCCTGGCTCGCCTTCCCGACAATTGCAGCCCAAGCGGATCTGGCCGGCCTTTTGGCCGGCAGCGACCGCGGCGCCAGCAATTGGCGTATGGTTCTGACCGCATCGCCGGCAGGTTCAATCCATCAGGCAGAGTTGGCATTTTCTGCCGACGAAACATCGTCGGCCCTGTCCAATGACACCGGCCTTGTGCTGCCCGACGGCCGCCGCATCGCCTTTGACGGCGGCAAGCAGGCCGCCGATCCGCTGCCGGATGAAATGCGCGTCACCCGAGACCTGAAGAAGGGCAGGGTGATTGCCGTCGAGCAGATGCTGCCACCGCGTGCCTTTTCGGCGGGATCGATCCTGAAGCGCACCAGTTCGCTGCTCGACCCAAGGGATCGCGCGACCGAACGCACAGCCTTTGCTCGGGAGAAAACCGAGACGAAGCCGGTCGAATTGGCGAGCTTCTATTTCAAGCGCAAGGAGCAGCCGGTCGATCCGGCGCTGCCGGCCATGCTTGCCGGATTGGTGACCAACCGAAACCCGGACGTTCTGGCCACCGCCTACGCGCCGCCCGCACCGGATTACGCCAGTGTCTCGCCCTTTGATGCGATCCTGACGGAAAAGCAGACGGCGCGCGGCCGCTTCATGCCCGAGATCGGCCCGCAGGATCATGCCTGGGCTGCAACCGCTTTGCCGGCCGGCGTATTTTCCGACAAGGAACAGAAATGCCTCGCCGAGGGCATCTATTTCGAAGCCCGAGGCGAATCGGTGAAGGGGCAGGCGGCGGTCGCCCAGGTCATCCTCAACCGGGTACGCAATCCGCATTATCCATCAACGATCTGTGGTGTCGTCTATCAGAACGAGGATTGGCGCAACCGCTGCCAGTTTTCCTTCGCCTGCGACCGTATCCCCGACCGCGTGACATCGCCGTCCCATTGGCGCATCGCCAAGGAGATTGCCATGGCGGTCACCGCCGGCAAGATCTGGTTCAAGGAGGTGGGATCCGCCACCCACTATCACGCGACCTATGTGAAGCCGGATTGGGGTCCGACGATGAAGCGGGTTGACACGATCGGCAAGCACATCTTCTACCGCACCTATGGCGGTGGCTGGAGCTGA
- a CDS encoding F0F1 ATP synthase subunit A, translated as MANDPTHQFLIQKIVPIEVGGIDFSFTNASLFMVATVAAASSFLYFSTSNRGLIPTRMQSVAEMAYEFIASMLREGAGSHGMKFFPMVFSLFMFVLTANLLGMFPYFFTITSQIIVTFALALFVILTVLVYGFYKHGLKFLGIFAPSGVPIALLPLVSTIEVVSFLSRPISLSVRLFANMLAGHITLKVFAGFVASMSAMGAVGVGGAILPLLMTVAMTGLEFLVAFLQAYVFAVLTCMYLNDAVHGGH; from the coding sequence GTGGCCAACGATCCTACTCATCAGTTTCTGATCCAGAAGATTGTTCCGATCGAAGTGGGTGGGATTGATTTTTCGTTCACCAATGCGTCGCTGTTCATGGTTGCAACTGTCGCAGCCGCTTCAAGCTTCCTCTATTTCTCGACGTCGAACCGGGGTCTGATTCCGACCCGCATGCAGTCCGTCGCTGAAATGGCCTATGAATTCATCGCCTCGATGCTGCGCGAAGGCGCTGGCAGCCATGGCATGAAGTTTTTCCCGATGGTGTTTTCGCTGTTCATGTTCGTGCTGACGGCAAACTTGCTCGGTATGTTCCCGTACTTTTTCACCATTACCAGCCAGATCATCGTCACCTTCGCTCTGGCGCTGTTCGTCATCCTGACCGTCCTGGTCTATGGTTTCTACAAGCACGGCCTGAAGTTCCTCGGCATCTTTGCGCCGTCCGGCGTGCCCATTGCTCTGCTGCCGCTGGTGTCCACGATTGAGGTTGTTTCCTTCCTCTCGCGTCCGATCAGCCTCTCCGTCCGTCTGTTCGCCAACATGCTCGCCGGTCACATCACGCTCAAGGTCTTTGCCGGCTTCGTCGCGTCGATGAGCGCCATGGGTGCGGTCGGTGTCGGCGGCGCAATTCTGCCCCTTTTGATGACGGTCGCCATGACCGGTCTCGAATTTCTCGTTGCCTTCCTGCAGGCCTACGTCTTCGCGGTACTCACTTGCATGTACCTGAACGACGCAGTGCACGGCGGTCACTGA
- a CDS encoding F0F1 ATP synthase subunit B codes for MFVTPAYAEEAPAEGTVHTETGVPNTEHASGVFPPFDSSTYASQLLWLVITFGIFYMLMQKVIVPRVGGILENRHDRIAQDLDEAARLKSEADAAIETYERELSAAKAKAGQIASVARDEAKVKADAERASIEADLSAKIAAAEVRIGEIKAKAFAEVDTIAIDTVGSIVEQLIGTKATAADIKAAVSGAAKQGA; via the coding sequence ATGTTTGTGACCCCCGCCTATGCCGAGGAAGCGCCGGCAGAGGGCACTGTCCACACCGAGACCGGCGTTCCGAATACGGAACATGCCAGCGGTGTGTTCCCGCCGTTCGATTCGTCCACCTATGCCTCGCAGCTGTTGTGGCTGGTGATCACGTTCGGCATCTTCTACATGCTCATGCAGAAGGTCATCGTGCCGCGCGTTGGCGGTATTCTCGAAAACCGTCACGACCGCATTGCACAGGATCTCGACGAGGCAGCACGCCTGAAGTCCGAGGCCGACGCTGCGATTGAAACATACGAACGCGAGCTGAGCGCGGCCAAGGCGAAGGCCGGCCAGATTGCCTCGGTCGCGCGCGACGAAGCCAAGGTCAAGGCCGACGCGGAACGCGCAAGCATCGAAGCGGATCTTTCCGCCAAGATCGCTGCCGCCGAAGTCCGCATCGGCGAGATCAAGGCCAAGGCATTCGCCGAAGTCGACACGATCGCCATCGACACGGTCGGTTCGATCGTTGAACAGCTGATCGGCACCAAGGCGACCGCCGCCGACATCAAGGCTGCCGTTTCCGGCGCCGCCAAGCAGGGAGCGTGA
- a CDS encoding AtpZ/AtpI family protein, translated as MTDNREEGLEERRRRLAAELAVRDTKAKSEESAEINAEETRKGYGMAMKISSEFISAIVVGAFLGYLFDRFVGTAPWGMIVMLLIGFCAGVLNVMRVVGIVASPHPADRKLDLKEKGDGR; from the coding sequence ATGACGGATAATCGGGAAGAAGGTCTGGAAGAGCGTCGCCGGAGACTGGCTGCCGAATTGGCTGTCCGGGACACCAAGGCGAAGAGCGAGGAAAGCGCGGAGATCAACGCCGAAGAAACCCGCAAGGGTTACGGAATGGCGATGAAGATCTCGAGCGAATTCATCTCCGCCATCGTTGTTGGCGCATTTCTGGGCTATCTTTTTGACCGCTTTGTCGGTACGGCGCCCTGGGGCATGATTGTCATGCTGCTCATCGGGTTCTGCGCCGGCGTGTTGAACGTCATGCGCGTCGTTGGAATTGTGGCTTCGCCGCATCCGGCTGATCGCAAGTTGGACTTGAAAGAAAAAGGCGACGGTCGCTGA
- a CDS encoding F0F1 ATP synthase subunit B has product MHLDATFFALVGLVLFFVLLAYLKVPGMMAKGLDERADKIRDELAEAKRLREEAQHLLAEYQRKRKEAEAEAAGIVAAAEREAAALTAEARQKTDEFIARRNALSEQKIKQAETEAVNAVRVAAVDLAIAAAEKVLAKKTDGAVQDNLFKNAVGEVKSRLN; this is encoded by the coding sequence ATGCATCTCGACGCAACATTTTTTGCCCTGGTCGGTCTGGTTCTCTTCTTCGTCCTGCTCGCTTACCTCAAGGTTCCGGGCATGATGGCCAAGGGGCTTGACGAGCGCGCTGACAAGATCCGCGACGAACTGGCGGAAGCCAAGCGCCTGCGCGAAGAGGCCCAGCACCTGCTGGCCGAATACCAGCGCAAGCGCAAGGAAGCGGAAGCAGAGGCCGCAGGCATCGTTGCTGCTGCCGAACGCGAAGCCGCTGCCCTGACGGCCGAAGCCAGGCAGAAGACCGACGAGTTCATTGCACGCCGCAATGCACTCTCGGAGCAGAAGATCAAGCAGGCCGAAACCGAAGCCGTCAACGCCGTGCGCGTAGCGGCCGTCGATCTGGCCATCGCTGCGGCTGAAAAGGTCCTGGCCAAGAAGACTGACGGCGCGGTTCAGGACAACCTGTTCAAGAACGCCGTGGGTGAGGTCAAGTCCCGCCTGAACTGA